From the genome of Neorhodopirellula lusitana:
CGTGACGCGACTGCCTTGATCGACCAGCACCTCCACGATGCGGCCAGATATTTTGGGGCTGACGGTGGCATGAATGCGAGCTTCCAGGGTGCCGGTACCCATCACTTCGCCGGTAATCGAACCACGCTGAACTGGGTGTAACTCCACGCGGACTGGCGAAAACTTCCACCAGTAAGCGATGCCGGCAACCAACGCCGCAATGGCGATCCATCGGATCCACTTCCAGGTCGTTGACTTTAGCTTGTTCATCTTATCCCTTAGGGCGATCGAAAACGGTGCAGCCTGTGGTTGCTGGACCGTTGCGATGCGGCGTGTTGGTATTGTAAGCGGGTAGGCGATCGAAGTAGGATCGGTTGCACCCGCCAATTCTGTTGAGCGGCGCGGCCGGTAGGAACTGGCCCTACCCCGAGGCTGTTAACCATGTCGAATACTTGGAAACGATATCGACGATCGGGGTCGCTATCGATTTCGGTGCCAACCTTTCTGTGTTGGATTTTTTGTGTTGGATGCTGTTAAGTGCGCGCCTGCTCCTGCTCAAGAGCTTTGATAAACAGCACGTTGTTTTCTTTGTGAACATGTTGATGCATGTCGGACTCAAGCTTTTCCAACGAATCCAGCATCGCGCGGTAGGTGTTACAGGCCCACTCCGGTGGCACGTAACCGTCGGTGACCCTGCGAAGAATTTCCAGAGCGTTGCCAGCATGGTCGTGTTCGTGCTCCATATCGCGAATCGAGCTGGCAACCTCTTCGGCGTAAATTGTCTTGTTAGGCTGAACCGCTTCCATCTGACGAATCAGGGGGAACAAGATCTCCTCTTCCTTGACCATGTGCGGATCCAGTTCCGCTTTGAGGGCCACGAAGGCTTCTCGCATTTTCAGCAGACGAGCGTCTTTGTCACCATGCACGCGCGACACCTTCTCGGTCATGAAGTCGAGCCGGGGCAGTTCTTCACGAAGGTAAGCGTGGTGCGTTGATTCAATGTGATCGGCCAAGTCGGTAAGCGACATCGCGTCGGCGTCGGCTAACCCGCTGTGGTCCGCTGCGGCATCGCTGGCCTCGATCTGCTGTAGCACGTCGTTCGTGTCGATGCCTTTCTTTTCGCAGGCTTGGGCGAGCGGGATCTTACCGCCACAGCAATAGTCGATCTTGAGGTTTTCAAACACACGTGAGCGACTCGGACGCTCGCGTACAAAGCTGCCGACGGTGGCGGTGGGATCAAGCGTGAGCATGACTGAAATTCCGTGCGAGAGACGACGAAGAGAGATGCGGACCGGAAGGTCAACGACCTACGCCAAGGTAGACCGGCATAATGTGCACGTCAAGGTGTATGTTTAGGCTTGGGGCGAATTCTTTGCTCTCTCGCTTCGATTCGTTGGCCTACAGATTCGGCAGGCGGTTGCGGATGATCTTGGTGGTGGGATCGCCCGGCATGATGGTGT
Proteins encoded in this window:
- the ric gene encoding iron-sulfur cluster repair di-iron protein, whose product is MLTLDPTATVGSFVRERPSRSRVFENLKIDYCCGGKIPLAQACEKKGIDTNDVLQQIEASDAAADHSGLADADAMSLTDLADHIESTHHAYLREELPRLDFMTEKVSRVHGDKDARLLKMREAFVALKAELDPHMVKEEEILFPLIRQMEAVQPNKTIYAEEVASSIRDMEHEHDHAGNALEILRRVTDGYVPPEWACNTYRAMLDSLEKLESDMHQHVHKENNVLFIKALEQEQART